One Coleofasciculus sp. FACHB-T130 genomic window, GATCGAGATCCGTAATCGGCGGGCCATTGAGTACCTCACCCGTAGGGCTGAAACGTCCACCGTGGCAAGGGCAATCCCAAGTTTTTTCGGCGTTATTCCAGTCAACAATGCATCCAGCATGAGTACACACCGGAGAAAGTGAACAGAGATAATCTGTCTCGTCGCGGTAGACGGCATATTTCTTCCCGTTGATGTCAAGAATCTTGCCTTCGCCTGGTGCTACGTCCGAGGGTTCATTGCCTTCCGACTTAAAAAGCCGATCCGCTACAAAGTGCTTGGCGACGCCCAGATTCTCCGTCACAAACCGCTGGGCGCTGGCTAGAATATTCGCGCGATTGGGGTCGTAAAGGTCGCTCCAGGGATTCGTCCGTCCCAGAATCAAGTCGCTTGTTAGCATCCCGCCAACGGTGCCGAAGGTCATGCCGTTGCCAGAATAGCCGGTAGCAACGTAGATATTAGAATTCGCTGCGGTTTTCCCGATATAGGGTAGACCATCGACCGGCTCGTACAATTGAGCTGACCAGCGATAATCGATAGAGGCGACATCATAGAGCGATCGCGCATACACTTCCAAGCGCTCGAAACACGCCTCATTATCCACATCCTCACCCGTCTTGTGGTCTTCACCGCCAATAATCAGCAGGTCTTTGTAGCTGCGTGTATAGTGATACGGCTCCTCGGTATCCCAAAACAGTCCTGGCGGTAATGGCGATCGCAATCTCACTCCAATAACGTAAGAGCGATACGGGGCAATTTTCGTGGTCATTACATACAAGTCCGGGAGACTGTTCAGATTGTGAATCGGCGTATGAGTAGCAATAATCACATCTAGCGCCGTTACCGTCCCCTGTTCGGTAGAAACTCGACTCGGCTTGTCTCCGGTGATATCGACAACAGATGACTGCTCAAAAATAAAACTGCCACCACCGTCAATCGCCTTCGCAAGCCCTTGGAGATAGGGAATCGGGTTAAACTGCGCTTGATTGGGGAACATCACCGCCGCTTCTACCGGAAATGGCAGTGGCACATCCTTGGTCAAAGCAGCCGGAATCACTAACTTGCTAACCGCTTCCGCCTCTGACTCAATTTCAGACACATCCTGGGATTTTTCAGTGTAAAGATATCCCGGCACTCGCTGAAAATCACAATCAATCTTCTCTTCTGCCACAAACTTAGCAATGCGTTCAATCGCCGCACGACTGGATTCTGCTACCAGCTTCGCATCCGTGTCGCCCAAGGAGGAAATCAGGTCTTGGTAGCGTTCGTCAGCAGCTTCGGTGAGGTGGGCAGTCGTATAGCCGGTGACACCACTGCCAATTTGCGATCCCTCGATTACTGCAACCCTTAATCCAGCGCGTTTCAATAGCAACGCAGCGGTTAAGCCAGTAATGCCGCCGCCTACAATGGCAACATCTACGGTAATATCACTGGTCAATTGCGGGTATTTTGTCCCTTCTGTAGTGTCGAGCCAAACAGAGACGGAGGTTCCTGGTAAATTCATTCAGCGTTCTCCTGAGACAGTATAAATTTTTATATCTAGCGCTTTACCTATTACTGGGATAACGTCTGAAGGCGGAACCTGGTATCTGTAATTAGAAGTAAGTAAACTTTGATACTTTTCCCGGCAGCAATCAACACATAGCTAGTTGATTTTCATTACAATAAGATATAAAAGTTTCTTTTTCAGCAGACTTCAAGTTACCTTTTTGCAAATTAAGTGGAAAGAATTAAAATGTCTAAATTTTTTAAGACTCTACTTTTATATAGTCCAGCCGTTTCGGGAATGGCCTTGCTGTTAGCAAACAGTGCAGTTGCACAAGAAGCGATTCCCAATAATCCAAATTCTCAAATGCCACCTCCAACAGAGCGTTATGGGTGTCTCAGTGGAAATGGCGATGGAACTTTTCAAGGCAATCGGCCTGTAACTCGGTATGAATTTGCTGCCGGTTTAAATGCCTGCTTAAATCAAGTTGAACAACTCATTGATAATCCTGCTGGAAATCGAGTTACTCAAGAAGGGTTAACGGTTCCAAGAAGTCAATTAGAAACCTATCGATTAGAGTTGGAACGTTTGCGTAATCGAGTAGATAAGCTGGATACCCAGACAAGAGAACAGTCGAATCAGTAGTTTTTTTAAAAACAGAAAAAAAGAACGGTTGTGATTGAGGAACTGGATTTCTAATCAAATACTTCTCGATTAGTGATGTTACATCCAAAGAAAGCCCCCAAACCCTCTTTTAAAGCTACCGTATACGCACAAGACTTCTTTAACTTGCAAGTCCCGTTTTGATCCCCCAACCCCCCTTAAAAAAGGTGGCGAATTCAGTCAAAGTTCCCCTTAAAAAGGGAGATTTAGGGGATCAATCAACTTTTTGCCCCTTAACCCAAGATGTGCGTACACCGTAGCCTTAAAAGGGGAGCTAAGACCGAATCGCAAGTGTAGATAGCGCTAAGACAAGTAAATTATCTAACTTCGATAGGATTGAGACCGTTAAACCGCAACCATTTCTTGATGCTCAATCTTCGTTCCCAAAAGTTTCAAGAATTCTGCCAACCAGTTAGGATGAGCAGGCCATGCAGGTGCTGTTACTAAGTTACCGTCAACCATTGCCTCATCTGGTGGAATATGCACGTAAAGCCCACCTGCCCGGTTAACATCCGGGCCGCACGCGGGGTAAGCGGTGCAACTTCTGCCTTCTAGCACTCCCGCTGCCACCAAAACTTGTAACCCGTGACAAATTGCAGCAATCGGTTTATTTGCTTCGGCGAAGTGGCGGGTGATTTCTAATACTTTCTGGTTCAAACGGATATATTCTGGCGCACGTCCACCAGGAACGACTAAGGCGTCGTATTCTGTCGCTTCCACTTCATCAAAGGTAGCGTTTAAGGTGAAGTTGTGACCGGGTTTTTCACTATAGGTTTGGTCGCCTTCAAAGTCATGGATTGCGGTTCGCACCTCGTCCCCTGCTTTCTTATTGGGGCAAATCGCATGGACAGTATGCCCAACCATTTGTAATGCCTGGAATGGCACCATTACTTCGTAGTCTTCAACAAAGTCACCGACGAGCATCAAGATTTTTTTTCCCGCCATTTTCCTAACTCCTGTTTGATTGCTTGGATGTTGCAGTCTGTGGCTCCATAATAGAACCCATAAACAGCAAACTTCCAGTATCATCATCCCGAATCGCGCAGAAAAACGGGCGGTCAACCACCATGCTAAAGGGAGGGTCGGGGGGACCGAATGAGGCTTCTATACCAGTTGCGGCGGCGGCTTCGGTTCCTTCTTCGTTGACTTCGAGAAAGGTTTTATGGATGACGCTGGCAATGGCAATGTCTTGGGCAGACATCTGCTGGAAACCTCCTTCAAAAGCCATTCCCATCCCCAAGGCAATCAGGGCATCATTGAGTGCTACTTGATACTCTAGCTGAAAGCGGGGTAAAACGAGTGTTCCTTCCTCTCGCCAGAATTGGTAAATCCATTGATTCCAGTTTTCAGCGTTCAGATTTTTGTGGAATGCTTGCAAGTTTGAGTCTTGATCTGGAAGGAAGATGTACATACTCACCTGTTCACTACCGTAGGGTAAATTAACCGCCTGAAAGTTCTTACCTTGGTAGTAGCGGTAGGTTCTGTGCTGAGACATCATCGGGTACTGTTTCTGCGTCCCATCAAGTAATGTAAAGGCTCTATCGTGTGTATTTTCTTTATCGAAAGGGCTTGCCCAAATACCTTTAAAATAGATAGCGTTAATTAGGATTAAAACGGTTTGAGGGTCAAGCTTTTGGAGAATTGTCTCGATTTTGCCGTGGGTGTTTTCGCTTACCCAGTTGTTAATAGTTGCCAAAGCATCGGAACTACTAAAGTCCAGGTTGGTTACTTTTGCACCGTAGAACTCTTG contains:
- a CDS encoding DJ-1/PfpI family protein, translating into MAGKKILMLVGDFVEDYEVMVPFQALQMVGHTVHAICPNKKAGDEVRTAIHDFEGDQTYSEKPGHNFTLNATFDEVEATEYDALVVPGGRAPEYIRLNQKVLEITRHFAEANKPIAAICHGLQVLVAAGVLEGRSCTAYPACGPDVNRAGGLYVHIPPDEAMVDGNLVTAPAWPAHPNWLAEFLKLLGTKIEHQEMVAV
- a CDS encoding S-layer homology domain-containing protein encodes the protein MSKFFKTLLLYSPAVSGMALLLANSAVAQEAIPNNPNSQMPPPTERYGCLSGNGDGTFQGNRPVTRYEFAAGLNACLNQVEQLIDNPAGNRVTQEGLTVPRSQLETYRLELERLRNRVDKLDTQTREQSNQ
- a CDS encoding FAD-dependent oxidoreductase; this translates as MNLPGTSVSVWLDTTEGTKYPQLTSDITVDVAIVGGGITGLTAALLLKRAGLRVAVIEGSQIGSGVTGYTTAHLTEAADERYQDLISSLGDTDAKLVAESSRAAIERIAKFVAEEKIDCDFQRVPGYLYTEKSQDVSEIESEAEAVSKLVIPAALTKDVPLPFPVEAAVMFPNQAQFNPIPYLQGLAKAIDGGGSFIFEQSSVVDITGDKPSRVSTEQGTVTALDVIIATHTPIHNLNSLPDLYVMTTKIAPYRSYVIGVRLRSPLPPGLFWDTEEPYHYTRSYKDLLIIGGEDHKTGEDVDNEACFERLEVYARSLYDVASIDYRWSAQLYEPVDGLPYIGKTAANSNIYVATGYSGNGMTFGTVGGMLTSDLILGRTNPWSDLYDPNRANILASAQRFVTENLGVAKHFVADRLFKSEGNEPSDVAPGEGKILDINGKKYAVYRDETDYLCSLSPVCTHAGCIVDWNNAEKTWDCPCHGGRFSPTGEVLNGPPITDLDQKELPSQFTTKS
- a CDS encoding serpin family protein — encoded protein: MVNNKLVAANTRFAFKLFRELTKQEPDKNIFVSPASIAIALSMTYNGSVGQTQAAMAIALELQEMSLQQVNEANLQLKQSLENLDNEVELAIANSLWANQNVEFKRDFLKRTQEFYGAKVTNLDFSSSDALATINNWVSENTHGKIETILQKLDPQTVLILINAIYFKGIWASPFDKENTHDRAFTLLDGTQKQYPMMSQHRTYRYYQGKNFQAVNLPYGSEQVSMYIFLPDQDSNLQAFHKNLNAENWNQWIYQFWREEGTLVLPRFQLEYQVALNDALIALGMGMAFEGGFQQMSAQDIAIASVIHKTFLEVNEEGTEAAAATGIEASFGPPDPPFSMVVDRPFFCAIRDDDTGSLLFMGSIMEPQTATSKQSNRS